From the Geotrypetes seraphini chromosome 8, aGeoSer1.1, whole genome shotgun sequence genome, the window CGACTCCTGGATAGGCTTAACGGACatctgggaaaatccggacatgtcctctttgaatGAAGAATGGCAAACACTATCCACAAGAGTAACTTGGACTGGGTAACCCAGATAATAATTAAATATATAGTTTGATGGATTAGACTGATATTTTGAGCTAAGAGATTATTCTGCAATCCCTGAGCCTGTGAAATAAGGATCAGGTTTGTGAATCAATAGTGTGTTGTAGCTTTAAAGGGTGTCTGACTGCATGTGACGAGTGAGTCTTGGCCATAGTCCGAGCCTTTCCACCTTAATAATAACTGAATTCACCACTTATAGGTTAGATATTCTTTCATATGAACATAGGAATAGCATTATTGAGTCagccaatggttcatctagtccagtatcccatcttcatggaggccaatccaaatcacaagtacctggcaaaatcccttCAGTTATCTCAtttacaagctgaagagccctaaccgcctTTGGTATTGAGCGGCACTCCCTGCATGGACGGCGCAGGCAGTGATTTCCACGCTGCACATAAGTAGATGACCCGGAaacctctccgatgtcagagttgacctcggagggaaggcttgtgggtcagccacgtgcagcgtggAAATCTCTGCCAGTGCCATCCCTGCAAGGAGTGCCGGCTCACCATACCTTAAAGAAGTCatacaaattggtgaggcaagacctccctcggatgaacccatgctgactctgtttcattacatcatgtttgtctacatgttccataatttcattttttataattgtttttactATTTTGCCCGGGCCTGAGGTTAGGCTTACAATTCTGTAATTCCCTATATCTCAGCTGGaagcctttttaaaaatcagtgtcacTTTGGCCACCCCCCAATCTTCAAGAAGTACAGACatttttagtgacaggttacagattactaacaACTGATATTGTTCTTCCAAAGATTGTGTTACTTGATCAATCTTGTAGCTATCTTAGTAGAATTAGACTGGACAGAAACATTTTGTATCTGTGGAAGATGTCAACTGGGGACTGCCCTTGAAGTTGACATGAAATTACCCAATAGCAAACTGAATTGAAAGAGCTTTTACAAAATTCGAAACTGCAGTCCTGAGAGTTTCTAGAGTAAATGTTGAAGGTTTCTGAATCAGAATCTTAAACGGTGATGCCTAGACTCCAACTCCACTTTCTTCAGCAACAGGATTCTTTTTTCCCCCTACATCCATAGCCAGTATATCCAACGCCAATTAAATAGCATGATGATCTGGAGATTTAAAAAATCACTTTCTCTTGGCGTGGGAGCCCTCCCCCAAGAAATGCACTCATCCAGTGATGATCACTACATGTCAACTACTGGGCATACAGGACTTGCTACAAGTAGCTGAGATGGCGAAGATTCAATCTCAGAACTGGCCCGAGGAAGACGTTGCAGATGGAGAAATGAGCAAGAGAGCAGCGTTGGAGGAGGGAGGGTAGAGGGGAAACAGCATGTGGGGGAGGACTTGAGAAAcaacatggagggaaggggtggAGTTGTTGAAACAGCATGATAGGAAGAAGGCAAATAGGGGGCCAGAGAAAAATCATGTATGGAGGCAGGGAGGCTGGAGAAAcagaataaagggggggggggaagggctggagaaacagcatgaaggaaggaagggagaagggggatCAGGAGAACAAGCATGGAGAGAgtgctggagaagcattatggaaaggagagggtGCTAGAGAAAAGTGTCATGAGCAGGGGAGTGCTGGATGGAAGTGAAAACACTGAAACAGCAAGAGAGGAGGTTGGAAGCAGAGAGAGGGGCAGTAGGGTGGTTGGAAGAAATTAAAAAACATCCAGAAGACAGACAGTAGAAAGGAGATAAAGAGAGAAAAGCTCTCATGGGGTAGGACGGtttgagaaagggagagagatgcactAAAAGGGTAtaaaggatgggaagggggacttAGGAAATGGTAGTGTGTTGGTGGGCTGAGGGAAATGCATCCTctttttttgttgctgttgtCTTCATAAAGATGATAACCACACTCATGGAAGCTGAGGAAGGATGCGGGGCAACATGCAGATGTTCCTGCAAATGAGGCTTCAGTGAGACGGCAGGGATTCTGAAAAGTGGATCAGTGTGTGAAAATTATATTCATCAGCAAAGACCAGGGTCAGATACCTGACGGCACATACTGTTATATCAAAGAGCTAACTGTGTTTAACCGAAAATAAGACctgccccaaaaataagcccttgcaagattttcggggtaggtcttaatataagccctaccccaaaaatttTCTGGtagtttcctttccctccctcccatcccttgatCAGGAGATCCCTTGTGTGAGTATCCTGGCAGAGTTAATTCACAGGCGGACAAGGCTGAAgcaacctgtttagagtgctacTGACCTGATGATACTTAGGGAGGTATGTATGGCTCGCTCACGGTAGGCGGTGTtcgaatgggagggaaggatgggggtttggCTGTGCAGCAGCGGCTGGGGGTgttgctcgctcaagggttctgctgcacaaggaagggaagggaagctggacaagggtcctgctgcagaagggatgggagagaaggaaagcttggcaagggtcctgctgcaaaacgatgggagggagggaaagatagaagCTGGGCATGGGTCCTGCTGCAgaatggatgggagggaaggaaagctgggcaagggtcctgctgcagaatggatgggagggaagggaagctgggcaagggtcctgctgcacaagggatgggagggaaggaaagctgggcaagggtcctgctgcagaagggatgggagggagggaaggatagaagctgggcatgggtcctgctgcatgagggttgggaggaaagatgctgcaaatgtgggggaaaggaaagaggaagaattgcggaggtgaggaagggagagatgatactgtacatatcccgaaaataagacctagtgcgttttggAGGTCTAAAATCAATataagacactttaattttcggggaaacagggtattggAGTCACCATTTCGTAAGGATGAGGATACTTTCTGTCCTCACTCCTGCTTATATTCCACATTAATATCGTTTATACCACTTTAACAATGGCAGTATGTATATGGAGCAGGGCAAAGAATCATTTCAGgtcttttcattctttttaaaAGAAATCTTGGAGAATTTTCAGAATGAGCTCATCGTTGGTGGGCCTAGAATATGGAGGAAAGCAGGAATCGGTTCTCCCGCCTTTGAAGAAACCTCAGTTCTCCGTCAGGTCGGCATCTCTTCTATATTAAACTCGGTTTGCAATGGGTTTGTTATTGCAGTGCTTTTCAATGTTATTTCAAGATGTCTGGACGTGGTAAGGGTGGTAAGGGTTTAGGAAAAGGGGGTGCTAAGCGGCATAGGAAGGTGCTGCGCGATAACATCCAGGGGATCACAAAGCCGGCTATCCGGCGCCTGGCGCGTAGAGGCGGCGTGAAGCGTATCTCTGGCCTAATCTACGAAGAGACTCGCGGAGTGTTGAAAGTTTTTCTAGAGAACGTCATCCGAGATGCCGTCACCTACACCGAGCACGCCAAGAGAAAGACAGTAACCGCTATGGACGTGGTTTACGCCCTGAAGCGCCAAGGCCGCACTCTCTATGGCTTCGGAGGTTGAAGAACCTGCCAGCGACCATCACACCTGCCAGTTTACACAACcaaaggctcttttaagagcCACCCACGCTTTCAAAGACAGAGCTGGGATTATATGTTCTGGAATAAAAagtccgagagctagtctcgacggacggctctaacgcggagctggatGGCCCGCGGTGCCGTCCGCCGAGTAGGTTtcgagaaaaagggggggggttaggtAGGAAAGGAAATTGGGCGGGCAGAGGCCGTCCCGCCGAGGGACTGGCCTCTGATAAGTCAGTGTCGCGGCCATGGGGGGGTGCGGGGGGTGGAGGGATTATTTAAGGAGGGTCTCGGAGGACCTTAagggtttccggtcctccgagacaactttcccgccctcccgcccGTTAGTACCTGGGGTGTGAGTTTGCATTGGtaggcggtatcccgagctactggcggctggtctcatcatggggatgagcggtgggccggttgggagccgtgcctggttggtCGGATGaccttggacaatggggcatgtggggacatgccacccctcggacccttgcttggatggcagggtctggggccatttacatctgtgtcagtagctcgggatctgggtcacaatggtgataccattgtgaagGTTTTAATAGATAAACGGTTATTTAAAAGTTGATTGTActgttatttatattatttaaatgttatttaagtatgttaatttacaataaacagggctgcggccaggtttcaccACGCACGTTTACGTGTCTTCTTTGGGGATTTGTTTAAGGGTTTGAAGGGCTGGATGATGTTACCATTAAGAAAGCGGGCcattccagcttccgctgttaaaATTATCTTAAACCTAACCCATAGCACGTTtaaaagagagaaaggaaaactCGTCTTTAAAACATCCATTATACTGCAAGATACGTATCTCGCTTATCTACGTCACCCAAaagcgggaaggggtaaaacgcggacctcacggacctgacggcggacctcgcggatctaaacccgtacggccttaaaaatctgaggtccgtgtcggtccgtgtccctgccgcttgtactttctgtcgctgacagatattgattgagatttgagcgctgacggatccttctcagcatagggagggaaaagtgttaggatccgacagcgctaaaatctcttcgaggtctgtcagcgacagaaagtactagcggcagggacacggaccgacacggacctcagatttttaaggccgtacgggtttagatccgcgaggtccgtcaggtccgtgaggtccgcgttttaccccttccccataaAAGCCGTTCTCATTGAAAAGTAAACTAGAATTCCAACTCTTTATGTGCAGCAGGTGGGTGGCTCTGAAAAGAGCCTTTGGGTTCGGTTTGCGGAGCGTTGAGACTAAAGCCAAGTTATTACTTGGAGCTGGTGTACTTGGTGACTGCCTTGGTGCCCTCGGACACGGCGTGTTTGGCCAGTTCACCGGGCAGCAGGAGGCGCACTGCGGTCTGGATCTCCCTGGAGGTGATGGTGGAGCGCTTGTTGTAATGAGCGAGGCGGGAGGCTTCTCCGGCGATGCGCTCGAAGATGTCACTCACGAAGGAGTTCATGATGCCCATAGCCTTGGAGGAAATGCCGGTGTCGGGATGAACCTGCTTCAGCACTTTATAGATATAAATACCGTAGCTTTCCTTCCTCTGTTTCTTGCGCCTCTTGCCATCTTTTTTCTGAGTCTTGCTCACGGCTTTCTTGGAGCCCTTCTTGGATGCAGGAACGGATTTGGCCGGCTCGGGCATCTCTGGTACACTTAcgctttttttttcctaaatcttGATAAGTAGAGTAAGTAGAAAGACGGCCAGTGGCTGTATTTATATGATGCTCATGCAAATTTGTGTATCTAGACGCCTTTCCTTATTATTGGATCCAGATAAGTGTCGGAATATCTTCGGGCTGCTTTCTAGCGTTGCTATTGGTCCGCCGCGCCAACGACAAACTTTAAATGATAATCAGTCTCGTAGGCGGGATGAACTCATCTAACCAATCAGAAACGAGATAGCGAAGCATTGAGAAAGTATAAAAAAGGCTCTGCTTGAGGCCGGTGAGATCATTTACAATATACTCTGAAAGGGTATTTTGCTAAAACAAAAGAATTAAAATGTCCGGCCGTGGCAAACAAGGAGGGAAGGCTCGAGCTAAAGCCAAGACTCGCTCGTCCCGAGCAGGGCTGCAGTTTCCCGTAGGGCGGGTGCACAGGCTGCTGAGGAAGGGCAACTATGCTGAGCGGGTGGGTGCCGGCGCCCCGGTCTATCTGGCAGCGGTGCTGGAGTATCTGACCGCTGAGATCTTAGAGCTGGCCGGCAATGCCGCGCGCGATAACAAGAAGACTCGGATCATCCCCAGGCACTTGCAGCTGGCCATCCGCAACGATGAAGAACTGAATAAGCTGCTGGGGAAAGTCACCATCGCGCAGGGCGGCGTCCTGCCTAACATCCAGGCTGTGCTACTGCCCAAGAAAACCGAGAGCCACAAAGCGGCCAAAGGCAAATAAAGCTGTCCCATTGAGAGGACGTCAACCAGAAACCCAAAGGCTCTTTTCAGAGCCACCCACTCTTATCATGTAAAGAGTCAGTTTGCTGAATAAACCCACTTTTTTCCTTGTAGAAACTAAAGCTCGGCAAGACTTATAGGTAGGGTAAAAATATACTATATGAATGTGTGTGTTTTACTCCAGTATAGTATTTTGGCTAACCTTTCATGCTTATAAAGAGCTGTAAAGTTGTTTTCAGTAATAGAAAGATGTCAAAGAATGGCGGGGAAAATACATGGCATATAGCCATTAGAAACGGAATATCGATGGAGTTTTAGAAGATATTGTAAAAGTAGGTAGGTGACAGCTTTGAGCCATCTAGGGAAAACAGGAATAAAAGCTCTCCTTCCCAACAAC encodes:
- the LOC117364960 gene encoding histone H4; this encodes MSGRGKGGKGLGKGGAKRHRKVLRDNIQGITKPAIRRLARRGGVKRISGLIYEETRGVLKVFLENVIRDAVTYTEHAKRKTVTAMDVVYALKRQGRTLYGFGG
- the LOC117364950 gene encoding histone H2B type 2-E-like codes for the protein MPEPAKSVPASKKGSKKAVSKTQKKDGKRRKKQRKESYGIYIYKVLKQVHPDTGISSKAMGIMNSFVSDIFERIAGEASRLAHYNKRSTITSREIQTAVRLLLPGELAKHAVSEGTKAVTKYTSSK
- the LOC117364939 gene encoding histone H2A type 1, whose protein sequence is MSGRGKQGGKARAKAKTRSSRAGLQFPVGRVHRLLRKGNYAERVGAGAPVYLAAVLEYLTAEILELAGNAARDNKKTRIIPRHLQLAIRNDEELNKLLGKVTIAQGGVLPNIQAVLLPKKTESHKAAKGK